The sequence ATCATTCTTGGCTTAGGTTATGTTGGAACAGTGTGTTTACTTCCTTATAGCTGTGGAGTTGAGACTCTCCCAACTGATAACACTTTTCTTTCATCATATATTGTGACTCATGAGATGGGTCATAATTTGGGTATGGCGCATGATGATCCCAAAATATGTAAATGTGGAGCAGCAAAGTGCATATTGTTTCCATATGTAGCATCAACAACTAAATTCAGCAACTGTAGCTTTGGTTATTATTGGAACCTTGGTAAAAGAAGACACTGTTTGTTCACGTCACCAGGTCCACAGGCACTCCTCAGGGAGACACGCTGCGGGAACAGTGTgcttgaagaaggagaagagtgtGACTGTGGATCCTTACAGATGTGTGAGTCTGATCCCTGTTGTCAGTTAAACTGCACTCTAACCGTTGGTATCAGCTGTGCTTTTGGGCTTTGTTGCCTTAACTGCCTCTTCAGGCCATCAGGCACCATGTGTAGGAAAGTAGAAAATGAATGTGATCTTCCAGAGTGGTGCAATGGGACATCCCATCAGTGTCCAGAAGATGTGTACCTGCAGGATGGGACCTCCTGCACAGGCGGTGGTTACTGCTATGAAAAGAGATGCAATGACCGCAATGAACAGTGTAGGGAAATCTTTGGCAAAGAGGCCAAGGATGCAAACGTGAGTTGCTACAGGGCAATGAATACCCGAGGTGACCGTTTTGGTAACTGTGGTATCACAGCCACCTCATACGTAAAATGCAGCATGTCAGACAGCCTGTGTGGGAGGATTCAGTGTGAGAATGTGAAAGAAATTCCCCTAATGAAAGATCATACTACTCTGCATTGGACTAAATTCAATAATGACACCTGCTGGGGTACGGACTACCACCTCGGGATAAGAACGCCTGATATTGGTGACGTGAAAGATGGTACAAAGTGTGGTCCCACAGATGTCTGCATCCAGAGGaggtgtgtctctttttccactgTTCCCCGTTCCTGCTCACCGCAGCTCTGCTCTTTGAGGGGGGTCTGCAACAACAGACAGCATTGCCACTGCAACTCCGAGTGGGACCCTCCCAACTGCCAGAAAAAAGGTAGAGGGGGCAGTGTGGACAGcggcccgccccctgcccccaagaCAGAAGAGAAGGTGGCAAAGAGGAGCCTGCTGCCACATTTGCCGATTCCTATTTTGTTTCCACTACTATGtctgttgcttttccttttgtttttcatgataccaaaaaaaaatgataaagcagAGGAGCCTGTTCCAcctaaaaactgagaaaaattagaaatatgttATGGCTTCACTTAGGATGTAAGCACAGAATATTCTAACTTTACCTAAGGAAGAAACACAGAATGTGCCTactgaaaaaacaacaaaaaaggaaaaaccaatAGCTCCTGTTTCAAGAGACTACCAAAGCCTAATGATCTTTCCCAAGTATTAAGTTGTAATCTCCTGGAAGTAACAATGTTATAACATTTGTCCTAGATCATTGGCAGAAAATTCCAACTTTTTCTAATCATTTGGGACTATAAACAACCAATAAACACAAAGTTTACTAATCCCTAGCCTATTTCTACTCTCTGTTATTTTAAGCAATTTTAAGTGGTCAGTTTTTATGGAATTATTCTCTTTGTGTGTTTTGAGCAAAGACAGTCTGTggatggtgtttgtgtgtgtgtctgatttACCTTTCCTCCGTCCCACACACCCTTCCTCTTTGTACTCTGGGCTTGTCACACAAGGACTGGTAACCTACAAATTATATGTCTTATATGCCAATCCTCTCCTATTCCTTTCTGTCAATGGCAGGAACTAGAGAAAGATTTGAAACCTGGGGAAAAGTTGATTTGTATTCATGTCAGAATTGTCTCATTAACAGCTTTCGTCTTTGCATCAACCATAATTTCTGCTATATACATATTTGGTTACACTCAGAACCAACAAGATTATAAGTCTCAGACATACTGGCACTGCTACCAAGCATTGTAGCCTCACTATTTTCAACCCCAGGTCTAAATCTTCACCAAATCCCTGAGTTTCCCGTACCAGGTGGGCTAACCCTCTCCTCAGGGATCACATACTAGACCCATGGGACCTACCTCAAAGATTCCAATAATACTACCTCTTCCCTTTGATTTCTACTGTTAAAAGggaatttaatttcatttttaactttggcTATTCTACTTCAGTTTAAGATTCTCCATTTggtcttaaatattcatttttattctatgcCTTCACTGATATTCAGAGTGGCCTTTTCTACAGCTAGTATTTGGTCAAAATGTGCTTGACTCCCAATAGCCAATGAGAGCCTTGCCcttttttaataaatttctttGTGGCCTGGACATTTCAAGTCTGCCCATGCCATACTCTCATTGTCCAGGTGGGTAGTTACTCCTTAGCACATGTGCATAGCCTTCTAGACACACGCTGATGACTCTGATCCCAGGAGGAATTTTCTTAGCTGTGCCCTTCTTTGGTCTCTTTGTTACACTTCTGGGGAACTGCCATTATGTTTGTTGCTATTAGATTCATAAAGCGGGCAGTCCACTTTCAAATGCTGGACACCAAAACCTCCACTATTTGAAACAACGAAAgaaagttgaaagtgttagttgctcagtcatgtccgactcttgggaccccatggactgtagcctgccacactactctgtccatgggatttcccaggcaagaatacgggagtgggtagccatttacttcaggggatcttcctgacccagggatcaaacctggatttcctgcgttgcaggcagattctctaccctctgagccaccatagcagatatttaaacatatgaaaaaattattAAGAGACTTAGGTGGGATGTgtcattttaagtaaaaatagaaatgaataatatCAATTTATAAAAGGTAAACATCTGATtgacaaaatgaaattaataacaaatgtattattttccctACATTTTACCCAAAGACAGCAGTCCTCAAAGGTAAACTGCTGAGTGTTAAACCTTAAGGAACAGATCTCAATTATTCACAAGCAGAAATTACTTTATAGGATAAAACTAAAGGATAAGGTATTTAACTAATATTATGCATCTAGTAAAAATCTGGACAAGAACAATACAAGAAAGAAATACTGACTTCATGTACAGAGattgaacaaaaataacaaataacaagtATATCAAATTCAGCAAAAATGAGGAAATAACATCttaagcagaaggaagaaaataacattttcataaagtagggtttatttttttaaaggcaaggatAGTTTATGTAATTTCTTActggatattaaaaaaataaaacatatgctCATCACAGCACATACAGAAAAGCGTTAAATAACATTTAAACTCTATTGACAATGAAAAGTATTTCATAGTCAGGTAGGAATAAAAGCAAGCTTTCCTAACCTAATAATAAATATCATTGAAAAATTAATAATTGAACATtctttaaaatgaactttttgaaGTTCATAGTGAAACTGGGAATAAATCAGTATTGTTCTTTGTCACCACTTACATTAACTTTTAAATtgttattgaggtatagttgatttacaatctatTAGTTTCagctgttcagcaaagtgaatgtCACTActtatattaactttttatttcaggACCCAGAAAAATTAGATCGAGAATTAAAAACTAtggaactgaaaaataaacataaaaactgCCATTAAATGTAGCTTACACGAATTTCTATGTATAAAATTCtactataaaaattctaaaagctaAGAAGAAAGTTTAGaaagtacaaaatattttaaacaataagTAAAGGATTCTTACAAGTCAATACAAATAACAATTGCAAATTGGTTTGTCATATATATTAGAAATCAGTGAGTAGAGAAATGAGCAATGTGGTAAAATGAACAATAtggtaaaatgtaaatatttaatggaAATATAGGAGATGTATACATTTTCTGATAAGCTGAaataatttcatcatttttaaaggaattattcCTACTGAGATTTCAAGTAATTATTTGACCAAGGTAATAAGCAACATAAAATTATGTTTACTGGAAACAATCACAAAGAAGTAATTATAATTTGTAGTgatgttaaaataatttatttgcatCAGCCTGGCTTCCACTGCAAAATAGAAAAACTCCTCCACTACATTAAAAAGGAAGATTTAATACTGGGAATTGGTTGATTACAAAATTCACACTAAGGGCTAGAGAAAGAGACTCTAAGCTTGAGTCTGAAAGGACTCATGGACCATAATCATACAGCTGGGTCTTCCTGAGAAACAGAACCAAGAGGTGATACAAATATGAGTGAaccagaaaagaaatgaatggtACTCTTGAGACAGAGACAAGAAGTGGAATACctgaactttttttatttttgaggtaGGCCTACCTTCAGAGCGGAAGTGAAACAGCGGCTCTCCTCAGAGCTTGGCCCACCGGTTTCCCACAGGAAACCTGCTCTTCAGTTCCTGCTCTCCAGTTCACATGCTCCTTGATGACACAGCTCAGAATTGGTCACTGGAGTATGGAGGCTGAGAGGCCCCAAAATCTGTAGTCAGCACACTGGAAAACCAAAAAGTAAGTGGAAGAGCCGTAGAAAAGGATAACTTCCAGTTGGGAATCCAACTGGcttgaaaacagaaaagaccTGGTGTTTCAGTTCCATGAGGAAGGAAGGTGGCCtcaaaaagaaatatcaaatatCCCATCTGCCCGTTGTCTCTATCTTTGAGTACTGTTCATTCCTTTTCTAAATCAGTTATAATCTCACCTTGATAGTCTGTGTTCTAAGTACCAAATTATAAAGTTCACCAACACCAATTTGCCATATCTCAAAGtaagagagaaaagcaaggaggaaaaaaggataaTGCTGCTTAATTTATAATACATACAAGGATATATAACATAGATGCTATGTATGTGTATTAGGATGACAGAAATTCCTTGTTTCCACTTCTTGGTCTCTTTGCCCTCAGCTGATGTCTCTTTTGGCCAGGACCTCTACATGATGGGGTAACTCACTCAGACTTTTTTAAAAGCCACTTTCTGCCTGATAAAAcagtataattaattttattgcatGCTTCTCCCCGTGTTACTGAACAACGCAAGTCCAAGTGCCCGACATACATTGAGGCCAAACTATGCTAAAACACTGGAGTTTGGAAGAGAGAAAGGTTTATTACGGGGCCATGTAAACAGATGGCTAGTGCTCTAAGAATCCCAAAATTACTGAAAGCTCTCATCAAAgcccttttaaaagcaaaaaaggggagggagggatgaggtTAATTGTTGCAAAGGTTTAGatcctttgttcttgaggtcaggtcatggtcagATAACGATGTTTCTGTAAATCTCTACCAAATGAATGTTGTTCTCTGACTTGACAAGAGAGGGCAAGGTCCCAAGGTACACCTTTCACCCTCCAAGGTCCTGgtcctggctaagaggagacAAGAGTTCAGTTGGCAGCTCCCTCAGGGCCTGGTCCCCAGACCCCACCCAGCTGTCATGTCTAAAGAAGTCAGACGCCCAACCAGCTGGCTCTCAGGCTCCTCAGGCCACCCAAAGTGGGAGACTAGGTCCCGCAGACTGCGAGCCAGCAGACTGCCACTGCAGAGACCAGAATGGGGGAGAGGTTCACTGCTACCCGGAGGCCTGGGCTGAGGCTAGTGGGTGACCTTGGTGAGGGCTCTGAAGCCCGGCAGGACACAGCCCCAAACCTGTTCTCTGGGGCCCCCAGTTCACCTGCTGGCCCAAGGCTAGGTGACCTGAAGGGCCTGGGAGGGAAGGCCAGGATCCTCCTCTTACCTCATTCTCCACCTCACGACCACCACTCCActgttgtctgaatcccctcacTAACTGTGGTTTCTTAACCGTTGGTTGCTTGTGGGCAGGGCCCACTGCTGAACTGCCCAATGGCTGAGCAGGGCCCACTGCCTGGTAACAGGGTGCAGACAGATGATTATCCTAGATGACTAAAATTCATGATATTCcctacatatataaatacattagaataatttttttcttattgaaaaatCTGTTAATACACATTCTAATGTATTTAGGGAAAAGAGTAAGATAAAAATTTCCAGTTATGATATGTAAGAGAAATGACTTTGGGAAACACACGTGTAACATAGAGTTTTTGCTGTGGACTGTAAGATATGAAAAACCTCTGTTAAATCTTATGGATTATTTCAGAGAGTTTctatttgtcatttaaaataaagcaaacattcAAGACCATTCTAGCCTGATGCAATGAATAGGGCATCAGCATGCTAGATCTGGGAGTTCTACATTCTTAAACTCTTAATCTAGAAGGACAGACAAACAAAGTATGACGTGGGCATGATCAGAAGCTAAGGGAATATAAATTTCAGGAAAACTGCTACTGTCAGAAAATGTCAGAGAATGTCCCTCAGGCGTAACATAGCTTTCCTTGTCATTTCAATATTCTTACAGTGTAGTAGAGAAAATATATCATTAGTTTTCAAACCACGCTTGGACAGAAATTGACAGAAAGTGTTCTTGCAACTCTTAGGTTTAATTTCAGTAAGAATATCatgacagatgtacagaacaaatatatggataccaagggggaaaagggAGATGGGATGAATtagggagactgggattgacacatatccTATTGACATATATTGATactatatagaaataaataactaatgagaactgcACTGTATAGTGCAGGAACTCTACTTAAGGCACTAAGGTGACCTAACCGGGAAATCCAAAAGGGaggatacgtgtatatgtgtggctgattcattttgctgttcaGTAGAAACTAgtacactgtaaagcaactatatatgccaataaaaattaatttaaaaaaacaaataaaaaaagaaaaccactctTGGggtaatttcatttctttctgtgtttattttttaatacaggTTGTCAGCCTATTCTCCTGGACTACTAAATCTAGAATGAATATCAAAAATCTGTTAAATCCTCAGACAATGTTGGGAaattttgtggttgttgttgttatgtggtttgggtttttttttttttaaccttagctGTGATGAAACTGACCTGATTAAATCATCCTGAAGTGCTCTTGCAACTCTTAGGTTTAATTTCAGTAAGAATATCATGGCACTCTAAAAAATTACCAGttgaaaaatacattatttttaaattattttcaaaagtgcATTCTCTATCTCTTAAAGCACAAATCATTATAATATATCAAAATACCAAAACATAGATATTTGTAACTGGGTCTGTGGATGTAAAAATCAGTGATTAGTCATGAATTTGGTTGAAATATCATAACAAAGTTTATTTTCCCACATGTCCTAGGGGTACATAAGATCCTCCTTCTGCCAACTGGCTACTATATATCCATAAGAAAGTACATAACTTGAAGTTTTTTCtaaacaatatatatttaaataacatattttgatTTGATATTTAGCTTTTACTAAGAGAGccaatatgggcttccccagtggcccagtggtaaagaatctgcctgcaatgcaggagacacaggttcattttctgggttgggaagatcccctggaggagggaatggcaaccaactccagtactctttcctggagaactccatggacagaggagcctggcaggctactatccatggtgtcgcaaagagctggacacaaccgaagcaacttaACACGCATGCACACAAGAGAGCTAACATTACTTATTTCTTCACCTCAGAATCTGTCCTATTTACTATTAAAAACCACCTGAAACGTATTATGATCTGTATGGTATCTTAATCTTGTTATGTTCCATACTTAAACTATAATTAGTTTAAAAATGGATTTCAGTCAGTCTGTAAAGTATCAGAATAGCCCTTTTATCTGATAGTCCTTAATTGTGTCTATTGCTAGGTCAATAGAAGTCtattataatttgtttttgtATAGGCTCAGGTCAACAAACTAAAAATATCATTCATAGTTTCAAATAATATTTAGCGACATGCAAATAGGTTAAAATAAATAAGGGAAATATCACTTTCTaaactgaaatttgaaaaaatctGAAATGAGAATATCACTATCAGTGATATTCTCAAGTGGTGATATTCTCATTTCAGATTCAGCTCTCTCAAATGAGATCATTATAACATCTTGTTCAGGCAATATGAACATTGGCACTTGGTGAGATGGCCTGTCTTCTGACAGGCCATCTCACAATAGGAATGCTTAATTTGATGCTTGTATCAGCAGAATAAACACAATAATGATGTCACCTATCATTCACAAATGACTTTACACAGGATGACCTTCCACAATAGGCTAAAactaagaaacattttaaaggctCACTGAATGCTATTTAATCATATTGGCTAATGAACACTATAAATTACAGAGCCAAGACAAACATGGAAATCAGACTTTTAACATGTAacagaatattgaaaagtaagaaaatgttaGATAAGTGgatttgttggggttttttttaattgagattctTTATATACATGGCTACAAAGAGTGTACCACTGAGCTATCTTTGAACACAAAATCTGATATTGGCAGTAGCAGAGACTAAACATAAAGGTCTTTATGCAAATTAAACTATCATAGCTGGTAGAAAATATAAACATCTAATTGTTATTAAATATCAACcaaattaatttaatttccttAGGAGTGAGCAATGTTAAAGATTATAGACACTAAATACTTTACATTCTATAATAAAAGCTTTAAATGTTCTCTTGATTCTCTTCATTTACAAAGGTAGTTTTCCATGTCCAACCTTAGTATGAACAAAACAATCAGGTTATAAATGATGCCAAGCTAAAGAAAAGTAGTCAAAACAAATCCCAAAGTGTTTAATTAGCATGTTGACTCACTAAATCAAAATACCAAATAAGCTATTGAACTCCATTATACAAAGAACTCACTTAAGCAATGACTTCTATAAACTACCTGGTCAAGTTTATCCTAACTTTATGTCTGCACACAGTGGTGAATGAAGAAGTCCTAGACAGCTTCAGATAGTAACATTTATAATAGCGTCTGTCCCTGTAAAAGGTGGGGGCATTCATAATACTCAGATAACTGAGATCCCTTTTCCCAGAGGATTTTTTCTCTagaggaagttcagttcagttcactcagttgtatccaactctttgcaaccctatggactgcagcacaccaggcctccctatccattaccaactcccagagtttactcaaactcatgtccattgagtccgtgatgccatgcaaccatctcatcctctgttgtcttccacttctcctcccaccttcaatctttcccagcatcaaggtctgctcaaatgagtcagttcttcacatcaggtggccaaagtattggagtttcaacttcaacatcagtccttccaatgaacaccaggactgatctcctttaggatggactggttggatctccttgcagtccaagggactctcaagagtcttctccaacaccacagttcaaaagcatcaattcttcggcactcagctttctttatagtacaactctcaaaccatacatgactactggaaaaaccatagctttgactagacagacctttgttggcaaagcaagtctctgctttttaatatgctgtctaggttggtcataactttccttccaaggagtaagcatcttttaatttcatggctgcagtcaccatatatagtgattttggaacccaaaaaaataaagtctgtcactgtttccactgtttctccatctatttgccatgaagtgatgggactgggtgccatgatcttgttttctgaatgttgagctttaagccaagtttttcactctcctctttcactttcatcaggagaaaggggtccccaaactccagaatctaatgcctaatgatctgaggtggagctgatgtaatagtaataatagaaacaaagcaCACAAAAAATGCAATACACTGGAATCATTTCGAAACCATCCCCCTCctcctggtctgtggaaaaattaccTTGCACGAAACCCatccttggtgccaaaaaggtcaAGGACTGCTGCTCTAGAGTACTGAACAATTTTCAAACGGCTTACAGCACAAACTACTTAAATAACTTAGCAAGCCAATCTGAGCCAGGTCTAAGGAGTCAGCTTAGTCCCAGAGGAGTCAGGTCAAATGCTTGTTTTTAGTCATTCTTCAGAGGGCAGCTCTTCCAAAGGGAAAACCAAAGGTGAAAAGCTAGTACAGATTCATTTTAAGCAAACCCTTCCTGAAGAAACTGGGTCCAAGGCACTTCAGCCAGCTTCAGTTGAAACAGTCTGATCTCAAAATCAGACCTAAGTGCCAAACGAGGACTTGCATACAGAACAGGGGTCTTCATTAGACAAACCTTTAAATGGAATCTGAATAAAGCCTGAGAgctttgagagggtaacaggcaggaaggccaggggtctccaaatggaggagataggctgcaagtgtcagacattttttatctctctcttaagggcaggaggaaacaactagtgttatatttttccccttctttattcaaagaggtttctcttaaaatgacacctggttccacctgaacttaacttttctcaaaccttgagctaaccaatgcatttttcttatggaaatgtttgtcttaaactATGCTAatgtactatgtatttaccctagactctgtcttcaagtcagttagacatgacttgacaaaccagtgtTATACgcatacattgttctcctaatctatgttaatgaaagtgtatatttgtatggaaatctgcctttcttcaagattcttgtcaattgtttcatggcccgggatgactcacctggtgccaatgttatctcaaaatgcattttgagtgggtgaggggcctggtgccattctctaaGTTTAGaggcatttcatttctttaattagcagactgcCAGTAGCTATATAACCTCCAGCTAaagactggggggggggggggtactctttctgcccccttctgaagTCTGTCAGatgctttctctatctcttttatactttaataaaactttattacacaaaagctctgagcgatcaagcctcgtctctggccccggatagaattcttctcctccagaggccaagaaagacagagtctttcgtggttcagcaacaacctttcagcttCAAAAGCAGAGAAGGTGTTAACTCTCAAATCCAGGAGAAAGATACACCTTCAAATTCCAGGATGACGGGAAAAGCAGTGAGCAACCGTGGGCTCAACTTGGAGTACCACACCTGTTGGTTCACTGTCAGAGTCTTCTCTGGGTCCCAttaaaggaggaaacagacagaacaggctccatcttgaaagcaggactccatcttgggctggactgtggactttgagctctatgcccagtatgtatggaaatgacataccaactggaaaaccagaccccacagatggaagagccccagggcttgtacctagactctctgtAGCCtgaaagaataccctaattatctgtgtatcgaatagaatcataaattctattatgcttattggggtatgaccacaggcatattgataattgtccactattaactacctaggcttaaggcatctGAATCaagggttaactttgattgtatctttcttttcctttgttcagactagtttcagggaatttggggaggtgggtttgggcaagTATATTTAGGGTATATAAGGGTTTCACAAAAACttgtcagggtccttggctaagaggagactctgccttgggcccaccagtgtaataaactgcactccactatctgcattgtccttctgaatgagtttgtttcccagaacgcgtggctacaacaccaTAAGGGTCACCAAAATGGTGAACTACATTCAAGTCCCCACACAACAAGGAAGGACAAGACttttacagagagaaaaagggagtgGGGAGAGCTATAGTTAACAAAGAGCCCTTGACTTCTTAGTGAGCTTTTGCCAGCAGAGACTTCTctcttcctgttgggctctgctatGTAGCAGGACCGGAGAGCTCCCTCTTCTGGTCTCCCAACTCTATTCAATTGAGGtttctgttcattaattttttttataggtCTTTAAATCTAGAAGTTTAAATGCCCATACTcaattagatatttttctggcCAGAGTAAGGAGATCCGATCTACATCCCCAGCTTTACACAGTATCTCACAGTGAGCACAGGACAAGCCTTCTATTGCTCTGATCTTTCATGCTCTCtacaataaaacagaattaatgGTCTTTATGACCCTTTGTTCCTCTTCAGAATGACATGATATGTAATGGGATATGGTAAGTCAATGTGCCTGATTATTGTAAAATGGTTGAAAAGGGATAACTTTGGtaaaaaataacctttaaagTTTTTAACTATGG comes from Cervus elaphus chromosome 29, mCerEla1.1, whole genome shotgun sequence and encodes:
- the LOC122685765 gene encoding disintegrin and metalloproteinase domain-containing protein 25-like, encoding MAKYDGSVIGVGEFLMYMKVTLLLLWLKVFLFLPGWPQVGHSQRLGPPEVVIPLRVTPTGRGMKLQGWFSYKLYCGGQRHVVHIKVKKNFLSKNLPVFTYTDKGVLLEDQPFVQDDCYYRGYMEGDPESLVSLNNCFGGFQGMLQTNDIVYEIEPKRFSTAFERLIYKLDNEETKFSYIRCGLTDEEIAGQLKFQESINPTLMQSEYTGWWTHKYFLEVGVVVDHSLYLYHKSNDTLVQKEVFLVLNGVSDLMKALDLEVLFKGMEIWTKESLIAVENIGSALGNFCKWKQKGFQKRVPHDVAHIFLKKNYGIILGLGYVGTVCLLPYSCGVETLPTDNTFLSSYIVTHEMGHNLGMAHDDPKICKCGAAKCILFPYVASTTKFSNCSFGYYWNLGKRRHCLFTSPGPQALLRETRCGNSVLEEGEECDCGSLQMCESDPCCQLNCTLTVGISCAFGLCCLNCLFRPSGTMCRKVENECDLPEWCNGTSHQCPEDVYLQDGTSCTGGGYCYEKRCNDRNEQCREIFGKEAKDANVSCYRAMNTRGDRFGNCGITATSYVKCSMSDSLCGRIQCENVKEIPLMKDHTTLHWTKFNNDTCWGTDYHLGIRTPDIGDVKDGTKCGPTDVCIQRRCVSFSTVPRSCSPQLCSLRGVCNNRQHCHCNSEWDPPNCQKKGRGGSVDSGPPPAPKTEEKDPEKLDRELKTMELKNKHKNCH